One genomic segment of Panicum virgatum strain AP13 chromosome 2N, P.virgatum_v5, whole genome shotgun sequence includes these proteins:
- the LOC120659370 gene encoding ubiquitin carboxyl-terminal hydrolase 8-like isoform X2: MATAATASHPASASTSGRGALAAACSSPAAVCLVPFRWWARVREEEAAGGVRYAATAAASPSYYGLRLLHSFLHPDLVLRLERGDGRAGGTGAGGRSYALVPADELSRALARQNSGFGLQNKHSFAGDSAGAYPLVLRISVRETSILTLKISKKDNPVENYKRANKIFNVDSQPVHVWDFSGQTNLILMNEWNRLHHDCCHADQENLLEVQVYAMSDSLTSKIGGTNKESPGGVNDLNADSYYRSFGRAGSMGLIGLENLGNTCFMNSSIQCLAHTPKLVDYFLGDYARNINRTNPLGLNGELALAFGELLRSLWTTDRKPVAPHHFKEKIACFAPQFSGFNQHDSQELLAFLLDGLHEDLNQVKCKPYEEAKDASGRPDEEVADEYWSNHLARNDSVIVDTCHGQYKSMLTCPTCSKKSVTFDPFMYLSLPVPSMAKRAMTVTVFSTDGSREPCSYDVSVPKFGTLSDLVQALSIACLLGDDEILLVAEVYNNCILRYLEEPSDSVSLLRDGDKLAAYRLPKKYEKSPLVIFTHQHFDDGDNVTPQKKEFEAPLLAALPERVNGLSLQNIYLKLLNPFQLSKGASSLNGSAGFNGDSADLMDGMPSDSGSNFQDIQLDDDPRNSNCSTNDCEITNAPGELYDGGKADPNKERRVEDFEFYLKSERGDVQQQKIEINELDLLETIPSRLHVNVHWQQNASRQYAASMLNNLPEIHKLELTPKGTEDSIALHGCLEAFLKEEPLGPEDMWYCPCCKKHQQAMKKLDLWRLPEVLVIHLKRFSYTQFTRNKLETFVDFPTTDLDLSSYVADKSEQPSSHYRLYAISNHYGNMGGGHYTASIYHEEGKGWYKFDDDCVTPISEDSIKTPAAYVLFYRRQ, translated from the exons ATCTCGTCCTGCGCCTCGAGCGCGGGGACGGCCGCGCGGGCGGCACAGGCGCGGGGGGGCGCAGCTACGCGCTCGTCCCGGCCGACGAGCTCTCCAGGGCGCTCGCCAG GCAGAACTCTGGTTTTGGTTTGCAAAATAAGCATTCGTTTGCTGGAGATAGTGCTGGTGCTTATCCTTTGGTGCTTAGGATATCTGTCCGAGAAACAAGTATTTTGACACTGAAGATTAGCAAAAAG GACAATCCAGTTGAGAACTACAAACGAGCAAACAAAATTTTCAATGTTGATTCTCAACCA GTTCATGTTTGGGATTTTTCAGGGCAGACAAATCTAATATTAATGAACGAATGGAATAGGCTACATCATGACTGTTGCCATGCAGATCAAGAG AATCTTCTAGAAGTCCAAGTCTACGCAATGTCTGATTCCTTAACATCCAAAATTGGAGGTACCAACAAAGAAAGCCCTGGAGGTGTTAATGATTTGAATGCTGATTCGTACTACAGAAGCTTTGGAAGAGCTGGCTCTATGGGGTTAATAGGATTGGAGAATCTTGGAAATACTTGCTTTATGAACAGTTCGATCCAATGTTTGGCTCACACACCAAAGCTTGTTGATTATTTCCTTGGTGATTATGCCAGAAATATAAATCGTACTAATCCATTGGGATTGAAT GGTGAACTTGCTTTGGCGTTTGGAGAATTGTTGAGGAGCTTATGGACCACTGACAGAAAACCAGTTGCGCCACATCATTTCAAGGAAAAGATTGCCTGTTTTGCTCCTCAGTTCAGTGGCTTTAATCAGCATGATTCACAGGAGCTTCTTGCTTTTTTATTGGATGGTCTCCATGAAGATCTTAACCAGGTTAAGTGTAAACCGTATGAAGAAGCAAAGGATGCAAGTGGCCGTCCTGACGAAGAAGTAGCAGATGAGTACTGGAGCAACCATTTAGCTCGAAATGATTCTGTGATAGTTGATACCTGCCAT GGGCAATACAAATCTATGTTAACTTGTCCTACTTGCAGTAAAAAATCTGTCACTTTTGACCCATTTATGTACTTATCTTTGCCCGTACCTTCCATGGCAAAGAGGGCAATGACTGTAACAGTTTTCAGCACTGATGGTAGTAGAGAACCTTGCTCATATGATGTCAGTGTGCCGAAGTTTGGGACTCTTAGTGATCTTGTTCAGGCTTTAAGCATTGCTTGCTTacttggagatgatgagatcCTACTTGTTGCGGAG GTCTATAATAACTGCATTCTTCGATACCTGGAGGAACCTTCTGATTCGGTTTCATTGCTGAGGGATGGGGATAAACTGGCAGCCTACCGCCTACCCAAAAAATATGAGAAATCCCCACTTGTGATTTTTACACACCAGCATTTTGATGA TGGTGATAATGTAACTCCACAAAAGAAGGAATTTGAGGCCCCACTTTTGGCAGCGCTTCCAGAGAGAGTCAATGGATTATCCCTTCAGAATATCTACCTGAAATTGCTGAATCCATTCCAACTTTCCAAGGGGGCTAGCTCACTTAATGGTTCTGCAGGGTTTAATGGTGACTCTGCTGACTTGATGGATGGAATGCCTTCTGATTCAGGCAGTAATTTTCAGGATATTCAATTGGATGATGACCCTCGAAACAGTAACTGCAGTACTAATGATTGTGAAATAACAAACGCACCCGGTGAGTTATATGATGGGGGTAAAGCTGATCCTAACAAGGAAAGGAGAGTGGAAGATTTTGAATTTTATTTAAAAAGTGAAAGGGGTGATGTCCAGCAACAGAAAATAGAAATTAATGAGCTTGATTTACTGGAGACAATACCAAGCCGGTTGCATGTGAATGTCCACTGGCAACAAAATGCGTCAAGACAGTATGCTGCCTCAATGCTGAACAATCTACCTGAGATTCACAAGCTTGAGCTTACCCCGAAAGGAACTGAAGATTCTATTGCACTACATGGCTGTCTGGAAGCCTTTCTGAAAGAGGAGCCATTGGGCCCAGAGGACATGTG GTACTGCCCATGCTGCAAGAAGCATCAACAAGCGATGAAGAAATTGGATCTCTGGAGGCTGCCTGAAGTCCTGGTGATCCACCTCAAAAGGTTCTCGTACACTCAGTTCACAAGAAACAAGCTCGAGACATTCGTTGACTTCCCCACCACTGATTTGGATCTGTCATCATACGTTGCCGACAAGAGCGAGCAGCCAAGCAGCCATTATCGCTTGTATGCCATTAGCAACCACTATGGAAACATGGGAGGAGGGCATTACACCGCCAGCATCTAT CACGAGGAAGGTAAAGGATGGTATAAGTTCGATGATGACTGTGTGACTCCTATAAGCGAAGACAGCATAAAGACGCCGGCGGCTTATGTTCTGTTCTACAGACGACAGTGA
- the LOC120659370 gene encoding ubiquitin carboxyl-terminal hydrolase 8-like isoform X1 — translation MATAATASHPASASTSGRGALAAACSSPAAVCLVPFRWWARVREEEAAGGVRYAATAAASPSYYGLRLLHSFLHPDLVLRLERGDGRAGGTGAGGRSYALVPADELSRALARQNSGFGLQNKHSFAGDSAGAYPLVLRISVRETSILTLKISKKDNPVENYKRANKIFNVDSQPVHVWDFSGQTNLILMNEWNRLHHDCCHADQENLLEVQVYAMSDSLTSKIGGTNKESPGGVNDLNADSYYRSFGRAGSMGLIGLENLGNTCFMNSSIQCLAHTPKLVDYFLGDYARNINRTNPLGLNGELALAFGELLRSLWTTDRKPVAPHHFKEKIACFAPQFSGFNQHDSQELLAFLLDGLHEDLNQVKCKPYEEAKDASGRPDEEVADEYWSNHLARNDSVIVDTCHGQYKSMLTCPTCSKKSVTFDPFMYLSLPVPSMAKRAMTVTVFSTDGSREPCSYDVSVPKFGTLSDLVQALSIACLLGDDEILLVAEVYNNCILRYLEEPSDSVSLLRDGDKLAAYRLPKKYEKSPLVIFTHQHFDEHSSGDNVTPQKKEFEAPLLAALPERVNGLSLQNIYLKLLNPFQLSKGASSLNGSAGFNGDSADLMDGMPSDSGSNFQDIQLDDDPRNSNCSTNDCEITNAPGELYDGGKADPNKERRVEDFEFYLKSERGDVQQQKIEINELDLLETIPSRLHVNVHWQQNASRQYAASMLNNLPEIHKLELTPKGTEDSIALHGCLEAFLKEEPLGPEDMWYCPCCKKHQQAMKKLDLWRLPEVLVIHLKRFSYTQFTRNKLETFVDFPTTDLDLSSYVADKSEQPSSHYRLYAISNHYGNMGGGHYTASIYHEEGKGWYKFDDDCVTPISEDSIKTPAAYVLFYRRQ, via the exons ATCTCGTCCTGCGCCTCGAGCGCGGGGACGGCCGCGCGGGCGGCACAGGCGCGGGGGGGCGCAGCTACGCGCTCGTCCCGGCCGACGAGCTCTCCAGGGCGCTCGCCAG GCAGAACTCTGGTTTTGGTTTGCAAAATAAGCATTCGTTTGCTGGAGATAGTGCTGGTGCTTATCCTTTGGTGCTTAGGATATCTGTCCGAGAAACAAGTATTTTGACACTGAAGATTAGCAAAAAG GACAATCCAGTTGAGAACTACAAACGAGCAAACAAAATTTTCAATGTTGATTCTCAACCA GTTCATGTTTGGGATTTTTCAGGGCAGACAAATCTAATATTAATGAACGAATGGAATAGGCTACATCATGACTGTTGCCATGCAGATCAAGAG AATCTTCTAGAAGTCCAAGTCTACGCAATGTCTGATTCCTTAACATCCAAAATTGGAGGTACCAACAAAGAAAGCCCTGGAGGTGTTAATGATTTGAATGCTGATTCGTACTACAGAAGCTTTGGAAGAGCTGGCTCTATGGGGTTAATAGGATTGGAGAATCTTGGAAATACTTGCTTTATGAACAGTTCGATCCAATGTTTGGCTCACACACCAAAGCTTGTTGATTATTTCCTTGGTGATTATGCCAGAAATATAAATCGTACTAATCCATTGGGATTGAAT GGTGAACTTGCTTTGGCGTTTGGAGAATTGTTGAGGAGCTTATGGACCACTGACAGAAAACCAGTTGCGCCACATCATTTCAAGGAAAAGATTGCCTGTTTTGCTCCTCAGTTCAGTGGCTTTAATCAGCATGATTCACAGGAGCTTCTTGCTTTTTTATTGGATGGTCTCCATGAAGATCTTAACCAGGTTAAGTGTAAACCGTATGAAGAAGCAAAGGATGCAAGTGGCCGTCCTGACGAAGAAGTAGCAGATGAGTACTGGAGCAACCATTTAGCTCGAAATGATTCTGTGATAGTTGATACCTGCCAT GGGCAATACAAATCTATGTTAACTTGTCCTACTTGCAGTAAAAAATCTGTCACTTTTGACCCATTTATGTACTTATCTTTGCCCGTACCTTCCATGGCAAAGAGGGCAATGACTGTAACAGTTTTCAGCACTGATGGTAGTAGAGAACCTTGCTCATATGATGTCAGTGTGCCGAAGTTTGGGACTCTTAGTGATCTTGTTCAGGCTTTAAGCATTGCTTGCTTacttggagatgatgagatcCTACTTGTTGCGGAG GTCTATAATAACTGCATTCTTCGATACCTGGAGGAACCTTCTGATTCGGTTTCATTGCTGAGGGATGGGGATAAACTGGCAGCCTACCGCCTACCCAAAAAATATGAGAAATCCCCACTTGTGATTTTTACACACCAGCATTTTGATGA GCATTCTAGTGGTGATAATGTAACTCCACAAAAGAAGGAATTTGAGGCCCCACTTTTGGCAGCGCTTCCAGAGAGAGTCAATGGATTATCCCTTCAGAATATCTACCTGAAATTGCTGAATCCATTCCAACTTTCCAAGGGGGCTAGCTCACTTAATGGTTCTGCAGGGTTTAATGGTGACTCTGCTGACTTGATGGATGGAATGCCTTCTGATTCAGGCAGTAATTTTCAGGATATTCAATTGGATGATGACCCTCGAAACAGTAACTGCAGTACTAATGATTGTGAAATAACAAACGCACCCGGTGAGTTATATGATGGGGGTAAAGCTGATCCTAACAAGGAAAGGAGAGTGGAAGATTTTGAATTTTATTTAAAAAGTGAAAGGGGTGATGTCCAGCAACAGAAAATAGAAATTAATGAGCTTGATTTACTGGAGACAATACCAAGCCGGTTGCATGTGAATGTCCACTGGCAACAAAATGCGTCAAGACAGTATGCTGCCTCAATGCTGAACAATCTACCTGAGATTCACAAGCTTGAGCTTACCCCGAAAGGAACTGAAGATTCTATTGCACTACATGGCTGTCTGGAAGCCTTTCTGAAAGAGGAGCCATTGGGCCCAGAGGACATGTG GTACTGCCCATGCTGCAAGAAGCATCAACAAGCGATGAAGAAATTGGATCTCTGGAGGCTGCCTGAAGTCCTGGTGATCCACCTCAAAAGGTTCTCGTACACTCAGTTCACAAGAAACAAGCTCGAGACATTCGTTGACTTCCCCACCACTGATTTGGATCTGTCATCATACGTTGCCGACAAGAGCGAGCAGCCAAGCAGCCATTATCGCTTGTATGCCATTAGCAACCACTATGGAAACATGGGAGGAGGGCATTACACCGCCAGCATCTAT CACGAGGAAGGTAAAGGATGGTATAAGTTCGATGATGACTGTGTGACTCCTATAAGCGAAGACAGCATAAAGACGCCGGCGGCTTATGTTCTGTTCTACAGACGACAGTGA